The Flavobacteriales bacterium genomic sequence GTTGATTCCACCTTTGATGCATCCCGCGGTCATGAATATCCGACCGAAGGGGAGTATACGGTCAATTGCCGCATTTATAATTATTGCGGAATAGATACTGTGTTGCAAGCAACAGTGAGTGTGCAGGATCATGTGCCGTTTCCAACGAATGATCCCAACTTCCGGATCAACACCAACACGAATGCCGTGTGTCCCGGACAACGGATGTCGTTCAACGGTCCTTCGGGTTACAAGTATTATGTATGGAACTATGGAGATGGCGTGGTTGATACCACCACCACGTACTGGCGGGATCACTTCTATACCACGCCCGGTACCTACGACCTGAAACTTACCATACAGAATTTCTGCGGAGATGACACCACCATTTCCACTACGGTGCAGGTGGAAACGAATTTAGGTTTTCCGATGTACGGATTCGGCCTGAGTGTATACACCAGTCCGGCTTGCCCCGGTCAGCGAGTGAGTTTGTGTGCCCCTTACGGCAACAAGGCGTATGTGTTTGATTTCGGCGATGGCTCTCCGGTGGATTCTACCGGCAATTCCTGTTCGGATCATCGCTATGGCGCACCCGGTACCTATGCCGTAAGCGCCCGCGTCTATAACTTCTGCGGGTATGATACGGTGATAACCTCCTCGGTGGAAATTGATGACCAACTTGAATTTACATCCAGTCTGAGCATCGATTTCGAACCCCAGCACAGTTGCCCCAATCATGAAATTCAGATGAGCGCATCCGGCGGGTATGAGAGCTACGTGTGGTATTTCGGCGACGGGGATACAGCCTATGGTGGTTCTTCCGCAGCACATAGGTATGAGAACCCCGGTGTGTACCAGGTGGCTGTTAAGATCACCAACTATTGCGGAGCGGATAGCACGATTGAGTCTTTTGTGACAGTGGATTCGCTGGCAACATTCTCCAGCAACATCAACATGAGCAGCTGGCCGGAAAGCAATTGTCCCGGCGACCTGGTTTCATTTGATGTTACGCGGGGTTTTGAAACCTATTTCTGGTCCTTCGGTGACGGAACTTTCGATACCACCAATACGGGTAGGATCGATCACGTATATTCCGCATTGGGTAATTATTCTGCTTCCGTGACCATTATGAACGGATGTGGCAATACCATTACCAAGAAGCGTTCCGTGTCTGTGGTGAACAATGCGGCAGTGCCGGAAATGGACCTGGAGGTAATCAGCTCTCCGCTTTGTCCCGGCGATAAAGTCATGCTCATTCCCGGCGGTGGAGATTCGGGTTATGACAACTTCAACTTCTACTGGAACTTCGGCGACGGAACCAGGGACACCACTTCCGGTGGAACGGAGCATATCTTTACCAACATCGGTTCATACAACGTAATGGTCACCGTTGAGAACGGATGCGGAAAACGTGCGTCTATCGGTCAGTCCGTGGAGGTCATTAACAATGCGCAACCGGTGCTTGACGGAGAGAAGTTCGGTGTGGCCGCGCAAAGCCAATACGCCGGATGTGCCGGTGATGCACTGTTGTTCTACTTCTTCGGGGAGTTCGATCAGAACAACTGGGATTTCGGTGACGGAGTCAGTGCGTCGGCTACGGAGAAATTGCTGCTTCCCAACGGCGCCTTCGCAACCATTGTGAAACATGCGTATCAGTCGACCGGTAACTACTGGGCCAAGCTTACCCTGACCAACAATTGCGGCAACTCGGTGACAGATTCTGTGCTGGTGCGTGTGGGTGGAAACCTGGTTGTGGACGGGAACATGTTGATTGAGCCTCCAATGGGCGGCAACAAGTATACCACTTGCTGGCCGGTGACCATGCTGGGTATCGGCGGATCCAAGTTCTTCTGGAGTTTCGGTGATGGCGATACGCTCACCAGCTATTCTCCTACGATTGAACATACCTACCTTACTCCGGGCAACTATGCGGTTACCCTCACCATTACCAATGCTTGCGGCAACAGCGCCACAGTGAACGGTGCCATTAATGTGAGCGGGGTAGGCGGGCCACAAATCAACGTGTCGGAACTTGATCCGGTTACCTGTAACGCTGGCAGCAACGGCAGTGCCGTCGCCACCATTAGTATCGGACAGGCACCTTACAAATACATATGGGATGACAACCTGCAGCAGACCGCGGATACGGCGGTTGGATTGACAGCAGGTACGTACCATGTGACGGTTACCGACGCCAACGGATGTACCTCGTCGCAAAGCGTAAGCGTAAACGAACCTCAGCCCATTCAGGTATCCACTTCCAAGGTGGATGCAACCTGCGGCACAACGGATGGCAACGCAAGTGCAGTGGCATCCAACGGCAATGCACCTTATTCGTATGTGTGGTCCAACGGTAAAACCACAACCATTGTGACCGGTCTGGGCAAAGGCATATATCATGTAACGGTAACCGATGGCATGGGATGTACCCAGTCCGGTGCAGTGAATATCAATGAAATCGGAGCACCCACGCTGCAGGCTGATTCGTTGAACGATGCCGGATGCTACGGTGCGGCCGACGGAAGTGTAAAGGTGGGGCTGTCGGGTGGAACCTCACCATTTGCATATACCTGGTCCAACGGTGTAACCACCCAGAAGGCAACCGGTCTTGCTGCAGGTTCCTATACGGTAACGGTGACCGATTCGGGCGGATGCAGTTCCGTGGCTTCTTTCAATGTATCCCAACCGTCCCAGATTAAGATTACAGTGTCAACAACCAAATCCAATTGCGGTACAGCAAACGGATCGGCTTCAGTGACGGTATCGGGTGGTACGAGCCCGTACACCTATGCCTGGTCTACAGGTGGCACCGGAACCAGTGCAAGCGGCCTGCCTGCAGGTACCTACGATGTGACCGTAAGCGATGGCGCCGGATGTAGCGAAGTGAAGGTGGTAACGGTCGAGAATACAGGGTCGCCCCAACTGGCCAACGTGGTACACAATACCACTTGTAACGGCACCAACGACGGAGCCATCGATCTTACTGTGACCGGCGGCACCACGCCATACATTTACACATGGTCCAACGGCGGATATACACAAGACATCAGCGGACTGCAACCGGGGGTGTATACCCTCATCCTGCAAGATGGTGCCGGTTGCCTTGTGGTGCGCAACTATACAGTATCGGAGCCGGATGAACTGACATCCACCATGGTCGCGTCCGGAACGGCATGTACCACCCAGGATGGTGCCGTGCAGGTGACCGCTGCCGGTGGCACCATTCCGTATTCCTATGTGTGGTCGGATGGCCAGACGAATGCCACAGCAACCGGACTGGCAACTGGTGATTTCCAGGTAACCGTAACCGATGCCAATGGCTGCTCGGTATTGGATACCGCAGCAGTGGATGTGGAAGTGCCCATGCAGGAGATCTGTATTGTAACGGTTGATTCCACCACGGAAAAGAACATCGTGGTGTGGGAGAAACAAACCGGGTTGGGCATTGCAAGCTTCAATGTGTATAAGGAAGATACAGTGCTGAATAAGTTTAACCTCATAGGGAATGTGCCGTTCACAGGTGCTTACAGTGAATTTGAAGATGTTACTTCAAATCCACGCGCGGTGGCGGCCAGGTACCGCATTACTGCGTTGGACTCATGCAGCAATGAGTCCGTAACGGGTACGATCCATAAAACCATGTGGCTACAGGCTGCACATGGCACAGGAGGTACAATCTCATTGATGTGGACGCCGTATGAAGGTGTGGTGGTACCGACCTATCGGGTATGGAGGGGCACCAATCAAAACCCGCTCAGTGTATTAACCACCGTTGCGGGTTCGGTAACGGGCTACAATGATCTGTCGCCGTCGGCCGGACTTGACAGCATCACGTATGTGGTGGAAGTGGTGCCTGCAACAGGTTGCGTGGCTACCTTCAAAACCAAGAACTACAATTCATCCAGGTCCAACAAAACGTCCATACCGCCGCCGCCGGATTCGGTGGATGCGGTGCCGAATGTGCGCGGACTCATCGAACGCTTCGAGTTGTTCCCGAACCCGAACCGGGGATCATTTACCTTCAACCTCGAACTCAGCAAGCATCAGCATGTGACGATGCAACTGGTGAATATGCACGGACAGGTGATCTGGACGGAAAAACTGGGGGATGTCTCGGGTGGACTCACTCGACAGGTCGAACTGGACCGGCATGTGCCCGGCATCTACTTCCTGCAACTTGTTTCGGATGAAGCCATCCTGACCAGGAAACTGGTGATCGAGTAATCCTGTTGCAAAATGCCAAAGAAAAGGCCTTGCTCATCAGAGCAGGGCCTTTTCTTTATTGGTTATAATAAAGTGATTTGCGTGTTAGGGCGTAGATCAGGGAGAGGTTGAAGTTCTCGATGTCGTCTTTGAGATTTCCCTGGCCCTGTTTCAGGTTGGGTCCGAAAAGCAGCTGCCAGTTTTTGGCAATATGGATGCCGATATCGGGGCGAAACATGATGACGCTTTCCTTGAAATCCGTCACCCAAGCTACATTGAGGCGGGCAGCAAAACCGGAATAGTACCCCGTGGTGAACATATAGGAAGCGGCAGGCCCAATGAAGAACCTGGGCTCCACACCACCCAATAAACCAGCGGACAGACGCTGGATATGAAAACGGCTTCGCTCGGGAATGAGCGGATTGATCTTGGGATTGGTGCCGGTTGCCAGCTGAAATTCAAACATGATGTGGCTGTAATAATGTGCACCCGCCATAAAGCTGAACCCGCTTGACCAGCTTTTCTTATGCTCGCGAAAGGCTTCATCCGATTGTGCATGACA encodes the following:
- a CDS encoding PKD domain-containing protein produces the protein MKKILYAFAFAIMGVTAVAQTPTFDLSVQSGCPPLMVKATNTSTLKPGIHYRWYFGEGSYIWSYDTSAVQHPTHIYNTVGSYTVYLEQFDGSFNYLGGTNKVVTVQGSTGQFFINPSDSACPGTSVQFYTYMTNSSHSWDFGDGNTGSGSSAFHTFTTPGVYPVTLYLTTPCGPDTIVKMFKVSTKVQAQGGFTLSSRDVCLGEPVSYSSYYTNQATHFDFGDGATSSQTFGKHVYAAPGQYYIKQDVTNACGNSTQVVDSVTVHSNLPVNPSVYMNPSRDTICPGDEINVYVSGDFKQLRFNFGDGTIVNLGEGQNYAYHTYNQLGDYPISAQVTNYCGNDSLLKDTVHVVGSQGFDPNAVIHLNSHDVCPGANVSMYLSSNQYYRSYVWTYGDGSKKDSSSYSSTNHAFKSFGHYPVEVKVYNGCGESQIYQDSIHVVPNGGFPDGVNINGPNMAVCPQQPISLDATYGYKFYVWNMGDGSPKDSTSDASKDYFYSTPGNYQVACTIYNFCGEDSTVKFAVSVDGNAGFPSDPYFKLDQNPGGAVCPGQEVFLNAPTGYASYAWDYGDGSPVDSTFDASRGHEYPTEGEYTVNCRIYNYCGIDTVLQATVSVQDHVPFPTNDPNFRINTNTNAVCPGQRMSFNGPSGYKYYVWNYGDGVVDTTTTYWRDHFYTTPGTYDLKLTIQNFCGDDTTISTTVQVETNLGFPMYGFGLSVYTSPACPGQRVSLCAPYGNKAYVFDFGDGSPVDSTGNSCSDHRYGAPGTYAVSARVYNFCGYDTVITSSVEIDDQLEFTSSLSIDFEPQHSCPNHEIQMSASGGYESYVWYFGDGDTAYGGSSAAHRYENPGVYQVAVKITNYCGADSTIESFVTVDSLATFSSNINMSSWPESNCPGDLVSFDVTRGFETYFWSFGDGTFDTTNTGRIDHVYSALGNYSASVTIMNGCGNTITKKRSVSVVNNAAVPEMDLEVISSPLCPGDKVMLIPGGGDSGYDNFNFYWNFGDGTRDTTSGGTEHIFTNIGSYNVMVTVENGCGKRASIGQSVEVINNAQPVLDGEKFGVAAQSQYAGCAGDALLFYFFGEFDQNNWDFGDGVSASATEKLLLPNGAFATIVKHAYQSTGNYWAKLTLTNNCGNSVTDSVLVRVGGNLVVDGNMLIEPPMGGNKYTTCWPVTMLGIGGSKFFWSFGDGDTLTSYSPTIEHTYLTPGNYAVTLTITNACGNSATVNGAINVSGVGGPQINVSELDPVTCNAGSNGSAVATISIGQAPYKYIWDDNLQQTADTAVGLTAGTYHVTVTDANGCTSSQSVSVNEPQPIQVSTSKVDATCGTTDGNASAVASNGNAPYSYVWSNGKTTTIVTGLGKGIYHVTVTDGMGCTQSGAVNINEIGAPTLQADSLNDAGCYGAADGSVKVGLSGGTSPFAYTWSNGVTTQKATGLAAGSYTVTVTDSGGCSSVASFNVSQPSQIKITVSTTKSNCGTANGSASVTVSGGTSPYTYAWSTGGTGTSASGLPAGTYDVTVSDGAGCSEVKVVTVENTGSPQLANVVHNTTCNGTNDGAIDLTVTGGTTPYIYTWSNGGYTQDISGLQPGVYTLILQDGAGCLVVRNYTVSEPDELTSTMVASGTACTTQDGAVQVTAAGGTIPYSYVWSDGQTNATATGLATGDFQVTVTDANGCSVLDTAAVDVEVPMQEICIVTVDSTTEKNIVVWEKQTGLGIASFNVYKEDTVLNKFNLIGNVPFTGAYSEFEDVTSNPRAVAARYRITALDSCSNESVTGTIHKTMWLQAAHGTGGTISLMWTPYEGVVVPTYRVWRGTNQNPLSVLTTVAGSVTGYNDLSPSAGLDSITYVVEVVPATGCVATFKTKNYNSSRSNKTSIPPPPDSVDAVPNVRGLIERFELFPNPNRGSFTFNLELSKHQHVTMQLVNMHGQVIWTEKLGDVSGGLTRQVELDRHVPGIYFLQLVSDEAILTRKLVIE